A genomic region of Candidatus Effluviviaceae Genus I sp. contains the following coding sequences:
- a CDS encoding YifB family Mg chelatase-like AAA ATPase, whose translation MLATVLSGGVSGIEGYIVRVEADVSHGLPSFATVGLGDSAVREGRDRVVSAIRNSGFSFPMERITVNLAPADVRKEGAGFDLPVAAGILAATGQIPADLLPRVAIAGELALDGSTRSLSGVLPIAVAAERAGLWGVIVPPANAREAAAAAVRVLPAASLAAAARILLGGEPDPLPDDPPDAEPPSVGDVSDVRGQAAVKRALEVAAAGGHNLLMIGPPGIGKTMLARRLPAVLPPLTRDEALTATMIHSVAGLLPVRSGLMRTRPFRAPHHTISDAGLVGGGRVPRPGEVSLAHGGVLFLDELPEFRRNALEALRQPMEEGEVTVTRSMTATSFPARFMLVASMNACPCGNLGHPKKTCRCAPSVVQRYVARVSGPLMDRIDIHVHVVPPTFEELEDGSVPEPAVAVRERVSRARARQASRAANEGAVNARLGAAVLRRALVLSPTARSTVEAAVRKLGLSARAYHKVLRIARTIADLADSDAIGPEHVGEAVQYRSLDRLDRTLGLRYD comes from the coding sequence GTGGGCCTGGGCGACAGCGCGGTGCGGGAAGGGCGCGACCGCGTCGTCTCGGCCATCAGGAACTCGGGCTTCTCGTTTCCCATGGAGCGCATCACCGTGAACCTCGCGCCCGCGGACGTGCGCAAGGAGGGCGCCGGGTTCGATCTGCCCGTCGCGGCAGGCATTCTCGCCGCGACGGGTCAGATCCCGGCGGACCTGCTCCCGCGCGTCGCCATCGCCGGCGAACTCGCGCTCGACGGGTCCACGCGCTCCCTGAGCGGCGTCCTCCCGATCGCCGTCGCCGCGGAGCGCGCTGGGCTGTGGGGCGTCATCGTGCCGCCCGCGAATGCCCGGGAGGCCGCCGCGGCGGCGGTCCGCGTGCTTCCCGCTGCGAGCCTCGCCGCCGCCGCTCGGATCCTCCTGGGGGGCGAGCCGGATCCGCTGCCGGACGATCCGCCCGACGCCGAGCCCCCTTCCGTCGGGGATGTGTCGGACGTCCGCGGGCAGGCCGCCGTCAAGCGAGCCCTCGAGGTCGCCGCGGCCGGCGGGCACAACCTCCTCATGATCGGACCGCCGGGCATCGGGAAGACGATGCTCGCCCGCAGGCTGCCCGCCGTCCTCCCGCCGCTCACGCGGGACGAGGCGCTCACCGCCACGATGATCCACAGCGTCGCCGGTCTCCTGCCCGTTCGCTCGGGCCTCATGCGCACGCGGCCGTTCCGTGCGCCGCACCACACGATCTCAGACGCGGGGCTCGTCGGAGGCGGGCGCGTCCCGCGTCCCGGCGAAGTGAGCCTCGCTCACGGCGGCGTCCTGTTCCTCGACGAGCTGCCCGAGTTCAGGCGCAACGCGCTCGAGGCGCTGCGCCAGCCGATGGAGGAAGGGGAGGTGACGGTCACGCGGTCGATGACCGCAACGTCCTTCCCGGCGCGGTTTATGCTGGTCGCGAGCATGAACGCGTGCCCGTGCGGCAACCTCGGGCATCCGAAGAAGACGTGCCGCTGCGCGCCATCGGTCGTGCAGCGATACGTCGCTCGGGTGTCGGGCCCGCTCATGGACCGCATCGACATTCACGTGCACGTCGTTCCGCCGACCTTCGAGGAGCTCGAGGACGGCAGCGTTCCGGAGCCCGCCGTCGCGGTGCGCGAGCGGGTGTCCCGCGCCCGGGCGAGGCAGGCGTCGCGGGCCGCCAACGAGGGGGCCGTGAACGCGCGTCTCGGGGCCGCCGTGCTGAGGAGGGCGCTCGTTCTCTCACCGACCGCGCGCTCGACCGTCGAAGCGGCAGTGCGCAAGCTCGGGCTCTCGGCTCGCGCGTACCACAAGGTGCTTCGGATCGCGCGGACCATCGCCGACCTCGCGGACAGCGACGCGATCGGCCCCGAGCACGTCGGCGAGGCCGTCCAGTACCGGAGCCTCGACCGTCTGGACAGGACGCTCGGCTTGCGCTATGATTAG
- a CDS encoding T9SS type A sorting domain-containing protein, translating into MRPLLTLCAPGVALALVVTAVPTSMAKEARPVAPDPEIEALQRGIDESGRHWTARRNWTTDLSEEEAQALLGARVPLEVERRFARLDRSSFPIARDLPASFDWRALGGVTPVKNQGGCGSCWDFAGVAAIESQVLLNEGTAYDLSEQQVLSCATPGTGCNGGWYSWAWEYFREHGAALESCMPYQASHGVPCADASCTKYATVREWIDVPNDVDAIKTAILTAPVATTFRVYGDFYSYGSGCYENPGTDPINHAVLIVGWDDSMCGGQGAWLCKNSWGDWWGSLGGYFWIKYGSCNVGTCTQLPIYYEGNQVVYAGHSVDDGSGDGDGRADPGEEIVLAVTLRNDVLAPQRTGVQATLSSITSHASVLQSDASYGSMAPAQTAQGSPAFVMAVDQFAPAGAVAEFVLTITADGGYAAADTFGVKLGPCPILLVDDDAGEGTQRWFEAALDRNGYAYEMWSEDFDGDVPLSELERYIVTIWDTGWGGGLGSANRSAISQHLDAGGRIVFSGEDIGWYLNYQNDPAKIAFYNDYLHADYIEDDSGYRSLTGVAGCPIGNGLSFTLNGAGSARNQFYPSEIEPRAGASAVFEYGPGAQGALKYAGDHRIVHLAFGLEGVTTTAMQDTILRRALEWIVDEWPDTEQPSVALTHPAGGEELTSGEECVITWTATDNVGVVSVDILRSWDSGATFPDTVAAEEANDGSFSWTVPEGSSATSRVRVIARDAAGLAWHDDSGADFSVTSDAQVPDGPPRALSLAQNVPNPFNPVTSINYSVPAEARVVLSIYDVAGRFVRTVVDQTLAPNRYTAVWDGLTYAGERASSGIYFYRLVADGEELARKMILVK; encoded by the coding sequence ATGCGTCCCCTGCTCACCCTGTGCGCGCCTGGCGTCGCCCTCGCGCTCGTCGTCACCGCCGTGCCGACCTCCATGGCCAAGGAAGCGCGCCCGGTCGCGCCGGATCCCGAGATCGAGGCGCTCCAGCGCGGGATCGACGAGAGCGGACGCCATTGGACCGCGCGGCGCAACTGGACCACCGATCTCTCCGAGGAGGAGGCGCAGGCGCTCCTCGGCGCGCGCGTGCCGCTCGAGGTGGAGAGGCGCTTCGCGCGGCTCGACCGCTCGAGCTTCCCGATCGCGCGGGACCTTCCCGCGAGCTTCGACTGGAGGGCGCTCGGCGGCGTCACCCCGGTGAAGAACCAGGGCGGCTGCGGAAGCTGCTGGGACTTCGCGGGCGTGGCGGCGATCGAGTCGCAGGTCCTTCTCAACGAAGGCACCGCGTACGACCTCTCCGAGCAGCAGGTTCTCTCGTGCGCGACGCCTGGGACCGGCTGCAACGGCGGGTGGTACTCGTGGGCGTGGGAGTACTTCCGGGAGCACGGAGCCGCGCTCGAGTCCTGCATGCCCTATCAGGCGAGCCACGGCGTCCCCTGCGCGGACGCCTCCTGCACGAAGTACGCGACGGTACGGGAGTGGATCGACGTGCCGAACGACGTCGACGCCATCAAGACGGCCATCCTCACGGCCCCCGTGGCCACGACGTTCCGCGTCTACGGCGACTTCTATTCCTATGGCTCCGGCTGCTACGAGAACCCGGGCACCGATCCCATCAACCACGCCGTCCTCATCGTGGGCTGGGACGACTCGATGTGCGGCGGCCAGGGCGCGTGGCTGTGCAAGAACAGCTGGGGTGACTGGTGGGGGAGCCTGGGCGGCTACTTCTGGATCAAGTACGGAAGCTGCAACGTCGGAACGTGCACGCAGCTCCCGATCTACTACGAGGGCAACCAGGTCGTGTACGCCGGCCACTCCGTTGACGACGGCTCCGGCGACGGCGACGGGCGCGCGGATCCTGGCGAGGAGATCGTACTGGCCGTGACGCTTCGGAACGACGTCCTCGCGCCGCAGCGCACGGGCGTTCAGGCAACGCTGTCGTCGATCACCTCCCACGCGTCGGTGCTTCAGTCGGACGCGTCGTATGGAAGCATGGCTCCCGCGCAGACGGCTCAGGGCTCCCCGGCGTTCGTCATGGCGGTCGACCAGTTCGCCCCGGCCGGCGCCGTCGCCGAGTTCGTACTCACCATCACCGCGGACGGCGGCTACGCGGCAGCCGACACCTTCGGGGTCAAGCTCGGGCCCTGTCCCATCCTGCTTGTGGACGATGACGCAGGCGAGGGCACGCAGCGGTGGTTCGAGGCGGCCCTGGACCGGAACGGGTACGCGTACGAGATGTGGTCGGAGGACTTCGACGGCGACGTCCCGCTCTCGGAGCTCGAGCGATACATCGTGACGATCTGGGACACCGGATGGGGAGGCGGCCTCGGAAGCGCCAACCGGAGCGCCATCTCGCAGCATCTGGACGCGGGCGGGCGCATCGTCTTCTCGGGCGAGGACATCGGCTGGTATCTTAACTACCAGAACGACCCGGCCAAGATCGCCTTCTACAACGACTACCTGCACGCCGACTACATCGAGGACGACTCGGGGTACAGAAGCCTCACGGGCGTCGCGGGCTGTCCGATCGGGAACGGGCTCTCGTTCACGCTGAACGGCGCCGGGAGCGCGAGGAACCAGTTCTACCCGAGCGAGATCGAGCCGCGGGCGGGGGCCAGCGCGGTGTTCGAGTACGGCCCCGGCGCCCAGGGCGCGCTCAAGTACGCGGGAGATCATCGCATCGTGCATCTTGCGTTCGGACTGGAGGGCGTCACGACGACCGCGATGCAGGACACCATCCTCAGGCGCGCGCTCGAGTGGATCGTGGACGAGTGGCCGGACACCGAGCAGCCGAGCGTGGCGCTCACGCATCCGGCGGGCGGCGAGGAGCTGACCTCGGGCGAGGAGTGCGTGATCACCTGGACGGCGACCGACAACGTGGGCGTGGTCTCCGTGGACATCCTGCGCTCGTGGGACAGCGGCGCGACCTTCCCGGACACGGTGGCCGCCGAGGAGGCCAACGACGGGTCCTTCTCGTGGACCGTGCCCGAGGGATCGAGCGCCACATCCCGCGTCCGCGTCATCGCCCGCGACGCCGCGGGGCTCGCGTGGCACGACGACTCCGGCGCCGACTTCTCCGTCACGTCGGACGCGCAGGTGCCGGACGGACCGCCGCGCGCGCTCTCGCTGGCGCAGAACGTCCCGAACCCGTTCAACCCGGTCACGAGCATCAACTACTCGGTCCCGGCGGAGGCCCGGGTAGTGCTCAGCATCTACGACGTCGCGGGCAGGTTCGTGAGGACCGTCGTGGACCAGACGCTCGCGCCCAACCGCTACACGGCCGTCTGGGACGGGCTCACGTACGCGGGCGAACGCGCCTCGTCGGGCATCTACTTCTACAGGCTCGTCGCGGACGGGGAGGAGCTCGCGCGGAAGATGATCCTCGTGAAGTAG